Proteins found in one Sorghum bicolor cultivar BTx623 chromosome 1, Sorghum_bicolor_NCBIv3, whole genome shotgun sequence genomic segment:
- the LOC8054128 gene encoding uncharacterized protein LOC8054128 has translation MATVPLPWPLAATESVRRSLQEGAAGAAASYAQRSPQQGAARPAATARSVETLVVIVAAIVLAAVLAGVLARVCGGRHVVPSAQYHDEEGWVERRCRSCLDSGLPPPPPEQGSSKTSEAK, from the coding sequence ATGGCGACCGTGCCGTTGCCGTGGCCGCTCGCCGCGACTGAGAGCGTGAGGAGGTCGCTGCAGGAAGgggccgccggcgccgcggcgTCGTACGCGCAGCGATCCCCGCAGCAGGGGGCGGCGCGTCCCGCGGCCACGGCGAGGTCGGTGGAGACGCTGGTGGTGATCGTGGCCGCGATCGTGCTCGCCGCCGTGCTGGCGGGCGTCCTCGCGCGGGTCTGTGGCGGCCGGCACGTCGTGCCGAGCGCCCAATACCACGACGAGGAAGGCTGGGTGGAGAGGCGCTGCCGGAGCTGCCTCGACAGcgggctgccgccgccgccgccggagcagGGGTCGTCAAAGACGAGCGAGGCCAAATAG
- the LOC110436251 gene encoding skin secretory protein xP2-like: MAAPARTATGTATPRCSGAPTSDHHLDTPLLGEDRRRSTSRGHAPAREALCSPKPELPPRHETAAPNPHPGPGPGGTTGQRPRPSSRRRHVAAPSVAVAPAPPAASGPATSPAPAARMVPVRSPHREGRVGGDVRRRPHSGSPLGCRCPRHARTAGPADTQRRRK, encoded by the exons ATGGCAGCGCCAGCGCGCACAGCGACAGGCACG GCCACTCCTCGATGCAGCGGAGCCCCCACGAGCGACCACCACTTGGATACTCCTCTACTTGGAGAGGATCGCCGGCGCAGCACGTCACGAGGGCACGCGCCGGCGCGGGAGGCGCTGTGCTCCCCAAAACCCGAGCTGCCGCCTCGCCACGAGACAGCGGCACCTAACCCGCACCCAGGCCCAGGACCAGGAGGGACGACCGGCCAGCGGCCACGCCCGAGTTCGCGGCGCCGTCACGTGGCCGCCCCGTCCGTCGCCGTCGCGCCCGCTCCACCAGCCGCGTCGGGGCCGGCCACGTCGCCCGCCCCCGCAGCCCGCATGGTCCCCGTCCGTTCCCCGCACCGCGAGGGACGCGTGGGTGGGGACGTccgtcgccgtccgcactcCGGCAGTCCGCTGGGCTGTCGCTGTCCTCGGCACGCGCGCACCGCGGGGCCCGCGGACACgcaacgacggagaaaatga